The following coding sequences lie in one Biomphalaria glabrata chromosome 18, xgBioGlab47.1, whole genome shotgun sequence genomic window:
- the LOC129924064 gene encoding uncharacterized protein LOC129924064 — MELVNVFPQNETLNKIDDSADLEDEYTRSINAARWAINHVVTPILCIFGVVGNIMNIIVLRRCGYKDTNVLLLVSLSLADLLLSIIHSFIHVHFIIERFDFVTAALVGTFSFVYLFASYQITLCVVQCHLVSIATERVIAVYYPFHVARIFSRSRVLVIIVCMYVLCIVINLPVALIFDVGSMYVPGLNQTIYVIAPSQIFLDNYESMERYNILGLGIFNAGLLPISIIIGSSLVGLKLLLRKRQPLSKVKKSDSNDLKGMRLLLAVCVVSILFAISSIVMIHYYNVYRVLYGPFHELLVDITSLICQFFSSTNFVIYVTMSNKFYRTYRKLICRF; from the coding sequence atggagtTAGTTAATGTTTTTCCACAAAACGAAACACTAAATAAGATCGATGATTCGGCTGATTTAGAGGATGAATATACCAGGTCCATTAACGCTGCTCGCTGGGCAATTAACCATGTCGTAACTCCAATTCTCTGCATCTTTGGTGTGGTGGGAAACATCATGAATATCATAGTTCTCCGTCGCTGTGGTTACAAAGACACCAATGTTCTTCTGCTCGTGTCGTTGTCCTTGGCAGACTTGCTGCTCTCCATCATCCACTCCTTCATACACGTTCATTTCATTATAGAGCGCTTCGACTTTGTGACCGCGGCTCTGGTTGGCACTTTCAGTTTCGTCTACCTGTTCGCATCGTACCAGATCACGCTGTGCGTGGTGCAGTGCCACCTGGTGAGCATCGCCACGGAGCGCGTCATCGCCGTCTACTACCCGTTCCACGTGGCCAGGATCTTCTCGCGCTCTCGTGTCCTGGTGATCATCGTCTGCATGTACGTCTTGTGCATCGTCATCAACCTCCCAGTGGCCTTAATCTTCGACGTGGGGTCAATGTACGTGCCGGGCCTCAACCAAACCATTTACGTCATTGCGCCGTCACAGATATTTTTGGACAACTATGAAAGCATGGAGAGATATAACATCTTGGGCCTGGGCATCTTCAACGCTGGGCTCCTGCCCATCAGCATCATCATAGGCTCCTCGTTGGTAGGACTCAAGCTGCTGCTCAGAAAGAGGCAGCCTCTATCCAAAGTAAAAAAGAGTGATTCAAATGACCTGAAAGGTATGAGGCTGCTCCTGGCAGTGTGTGTCGTGTCCATTCTGTTCGCTATATCCAGCATCGTCATGATCCACTACTATAACGTGTACAGGGTACTGTACGGCCCATTTCACGAGCTGTTGGTGGACATCACGTCTTTGATTTGTCAGTTCTTCTCTTCTACCAACTTTGTTATTTATGTTACCATGAGTAACAAGTTCTACAGAACTTACAGAAAGTTGATTTGCAGATTTTAA